The segment TGCTCAACACCGACCTGAAGCGCGAGCGCGCGCAGCTGGGCCGTTTCTTCCAGATGGTGGTGGAGCACAAGCACAAGCTCGGCTTCAAGGGCGCCATCCTCATCGAGCCCAAGCCGCAGGAACCCACGAAGCACCAGTACGACTACGACACCGCCACGGTGTACGGCTTCCTCAAGGAGTTTGGCCTTGAGAACGAGGTGAAGACCAACCTTGAAGCGAACCACGCCACGCTGGCCGGTCATTCGTTCCAGCATGAAGTGGCCACGTCGATCGCCCTGGGCCTGTTCGGATCCATCGACGCCAACCGCGGTGATCCGCAAAACGGCTGGGACACCGACCAGTTCCCCAACAGCGTCGAAGAAATGACCCTGGTCACTTACGAGATCCTCAAGGCCGGCGGTTTCACCACGGGCGGTTTCAACTTCGACACCAAGGTGCGTCGCCAGAGCCACGCCGCGGAAGACCTTTTCCACGGCCACATCGGTGCCATCGACACCCTGGCGCTGGGCCTGGAGCGTGCGGTGAAGATGGTGGAGAAAGACACGCTTGCCGAGCTGAAGGCGAAGCGTTATGCCGGCTGGGATGCCGATCTAGGCACGAAGATTCTCAGCGGTGGCTTCACGCTGGCATCGCTCGCTGACGAAGCGCTGTCGCGCGACCTGCACCCGAAGCACGCATCGGGCCACCAGGAGTTGCTCGAAAACATCGTCAACCGTTATATCTATGGGTGATATGACCCCCGACATGGACGCATCGGTACGCTTGTACCTCGGTATCGACCTTGGCACGTCCTCGGTCAAGGCCGTCGTGATCGACGACGCCGGCGCCGTGCGCGCCAGCGCGTCGAGTCCGCTCACCGTGTCCCATCCGCGGCCGCGCTGGTCCGAGCAGGACCCGGCGGCGTGGTGGGCGGCGACGGAAGCGGCGGTGGGCGAGGTGCTGCGGGGTGTCGATGCAAGCCGCGTTGCCGCCATCGGGCTCTCCGGCCAGATGCATGGCGCCACGCTGCTCGACAAGGACGACGCCGTGCTCCGGCCGGCCATCCTCTGGAACGATGGCCGCTCCGACCTCGAATGCGCGGCACTGGAAAAAGTACCGCGCTTTCGCGAGATCACCGGCAATCTCGCCATGCCGGGCTTCACCGCGCCCAAGCTCGCCTGGGTACGCGAGCACGAACCGGACATCTTTGCCCGCGTGGCGAACGTGCTGCTGCCCAAGGATTACCTGCGCCTGAAGCTCACCGGCGACTACATGACCGACGCGTCCGATGCGGCCGGCACCTTGTGGCTGGACGTGCGCCAGCGCCAGTGGAGCGACGACATGCTCGCCGCCACGGGCCTGGACCGTTCGCACATGCCCGAGGTGTTCGAGGGCAGCCAGCCCGCGGGCCGCCTGCGCAAGGACCTCGCCGAGCGTTGGGGCATGGCGACCGTGCCGGTGGCCGCCGGTGGCGGCGACAACGCCGCGGGGGCCGTGGGCGTGGGCATCGTGCGCCACGGCCAGGCCATGCTGTCGCTGGGCACGTCGGGCGTCTATTTCGCCGTGTCCGACGGCTTCCGGGCCAGCCCCGAGACGGCGGTGCACAGTTTCTGCCATGCACTGCCGGCCACCTGGCACCTCATGTCGGTCATGCTCAACGCGGCCAGCTGCCTGGACTTCACGGCACGGCTTACCGGCTATGCCGACGTGGCCGCCCTGCTGGCGGATGCTGAAGGTGAGGGCCTGAAGCCGGATGGCCCGGTGTTCCTGCCGTACCTCACCGGCGAACGCACGCCCCATAACGATGCGCACGCCCGTGGCTCGTTCACGAACCTGGGCCCCGACACCACCCGCACCGACCTGGCCAATGCCACGCTGGAAGGCGTCGGTCTCGGTCTCCTTGATGGCCTGCTCGCCGTCGAGGGTACGGGCCTCATCGCCGACGAGATCACAGTGATCGGTGGCGGCTCGCGCAGCGCGTACTGGACCCAGATGCTGGCAGACATTCTCGGCAAACGACTGGTGCTCCGTGCCGGCGGCGAAGTGGGCCCCGCGCTGGGCGCGGCCCGGCTGGCCCGCCTGGCGGTGGAGCCCGGCGCCTCGCTGGACGTGGTTTGCCCCATGCCCGCGGTCACCGCGGTGCGTGAACCCGATGCAGCGCGTCATGCTTATTTCCGTGAAACGCGCCACCCTTTGTTTCGGCGCTCTTATGAGCAACTGAAGCCGCTGTATACCGACGCCGTCCCTGGCGACGATTTCCGCCCGTCCTGAGCGGGTGAATCCATAACGATGGAGATCAGCATGAAGCAGAGGGCCCTACACACGTTGCTGGCCGTATCGATGGTCGCCGCTGGCGTGTTCGCACCGCAGGCGCACGCAAGCAAGGACAAGCCCGTGATCGGCTTCTCCATCGATGACCTGCGCGTCGAGCGCTGGACCCGTGACCGCGATTACTTCAAGGCGGCCGTGGAAGCCAAGGGCGGCACCGTGTCGGTGCAGTCCGCCGACGCCAACGAGCAAAAGCAGATCCAGCAGATCGAAAACCTGATCGCGCGCAAGGTCGATGTCATCGTCATCGTGCCGTTCAACGCGAAGACCCTGACCACGGTGGTGGCCGAAGCGAAGAAGGCCGGCATCAAGGTCATCTCTTACGATCGCCTGATCCTCAACGCCGACGTCGACGCGTACATCTCGTTCGATAACGACAAAGTGGGCCAGATGCAGGCGCAGGGCGTGGTCGACGCCGCACCGAAGGGCAACTACTTCCTGCTTGGCGGCGCGCCGACGGACAACAACGCGAAGATTCTTCGCGAAGGCCAGATGAAGGTGCTGAAGCCCCTGGTCGACAAGGGCGACATCAAGATCGTCGGCCAGCAGTGGACCAACGAGTGGCTCGCCTCGAACGCGCAGTCGATCATCGAGAACGCGCTGACCGCCAACAAGAACAACATCCAGGGCATCGTCGCCTCCAACGACGGCACCGCCGGTGGTGCGATCGCCGCGCTCAACGGGCAGAAGCTGGCCGGCAAGGTGGCCGTGTCCGGCCAGGATGCCGACCTGGCGGCGATCAAGCGGATCAAGGCCGGCACCCAGACGATGACGGTGTACAAGCCGATCAAGACCATCGCCACCGATGCCGCGAACCTGGCCGTGCAGTTCGCCAAGGGCGAGACGCCGTCATTCACCTCGAAGCTGAACAACGGCAAGGGTGACATCAACACCATCCTGCTCACCCCGACGCTGTTGACCAAGGCGAATGTCGACCTGGTCGTGAAGGACGGCTTCTACACCCAGGCCCAGGTAGGCCCGTAACACCGCAACGGGGCCCGCATGGCGGGCCCCATCACGGCGTCGTCAGGCAGAGGAAAGGTACAAGGTGAGCGAATACCTGTTCGAGATGCGCAACATCGTCAAGGAGTTTTCTGGCGTGCGCGCGCTCAATGGCATCAACCTGGCCGTGCGGCCAGGTGAGTGCGTGGGCCTGTGCGGCGAGAACGGCGCCGGCAAGTCCACCCTCATGAAGGTGCTCTCCGGCGTGTACCCCTACGGTACGTGGGAAGGCGAGATCCTGTTCGACGGCAAGCCGCTCAAAGCGCATTCGGTGCGCGACAGCGAGAACGCCGGCGTCGTCATCATCCACCAGGAGCTGATGCTGGTGCCGCAGCTCTCCGTGGCCGAGAACATCTTCCTTGGCAACGAGATCCGTAAGTTCGGCGGTGTCATGGATTACGACGCCATGTATGCCCAGGCCGATGCGTTGCTGGCACGGCTGAAGCTGAAGGACGTGAACGTCGCCGCGCCGGTGATGAACTACGGCGGCGGTTACCAGCAGCTGTTCGAGATCGCCAAGGCGCTGGTGAAGAACGCCCGCCTGCTGATCCTCGACGAGCCGTCCTCGTCGCTCACGTCGTCGGAAACCGACACCTTGCTGTCAATCATCGAAGACCTGAAGCGCGACGGCGTGGCCTGCGTCTACATCTCGCACAAGCTGGATGAAGTGGCCCGCGTGTGCGACACCGTCACCGTCATCCGCGATGGCAAGCACATCGTCACCAAGCCGATGAGCGAGATGACCACCCATTCCATCATCACGGCGATGGTCGGCCGTGAGATCGAGAACCTGTTTCCGAAGATGGACCATGAGATCGGCGAGGTCATCTTCGAAGCGAAGCACGTCACCTGCTGGGACGTCGCTAACCCGAACCGCAAGCGCGTGGACGATATTTCGTTCCAGGTGCGCCGCGGCGAAATTGTTGGCATCGCCGGGCTGGTCGGCGCCGGCCGCACCGAACTCGTCTCAGCCATTTTCGGCGCCTACCCGGGCCGCTCCGAGGCGGAGCTGATCCTCGAAGGCAAGCCGATCAAGGTGAAGAACCCCGAGCAGGCAATCAAGGCGGGCCTGTCGCTGGTGCCGGAAGACCGCAAGCGCCAGGGCATCGTGCCGTTGCTGGGGGTTGGCGACAACATCACCCTGGCGACCCTCTCGCACTTCGCCCATGCCGGCCAGATCGACCGCCAGGCCGAAATGCAGGTGGTGGATGCCGAGATCAAGCGCCTTCGCGTGAAGACGGCCAGCCCCGAGCTGGCCATCCAGGGCCTCTCCGGCGGTAACCAGCAGAAGGCTGTGCTCACCAAGATGCTGCTCCCGCAGCCGAAGGTGCTGATCCTCGACGAGCCCACCCGCGGCGTCGACGTGGGTTCCAAGTACGACATCTACACGCTGATGTTCGAGCTGGCCGCGAAGGGCGTGGCCATCATCATGGTCTCGTCCGAAATGCCCGAGGTGCTGGGCGTGAGCGACCGTGTGCTCGTCGTCGGCGAAGGCAAGCTGCGCGGCGATTTCAAGAATGTCGGCCTTACCTCCGAGCAGGTGCTGGCCGCGGCGATTTCCCATGCCGCCGAAGGTCCCGCGCACGCGGCCTGATCCACTCCACCATTCCACGCGTCACCAGGGAAGCCTTTCCATGCAGTCCCAGAAAGTCCAGCAACTCTTCGTCCGCTACAAGATCCTGGCGCTGCTCATCGCCGTGGCCGTGATCTGGGTGTTCTTCCACCTGAAGACGGACCAGGCCTTCATCACGCCGAACAACCTCTCCAACCTGTTCCGGCAGATGGCGATTACCGGCATGCTTGCCTGCGGCATGGTGTTCATCATCATCGCCGGCGAGATCGACCTGTCGATCGGCTCCCAGCTAGGCCTGCTCGGTGGCGTCGCAGCCATCCTCACCGTGAACCTCGGGTGGGGTACCTGGCCATCGATCGGCGCGGTGCTGGTGCTGGGCATGCTGATCGGCGCGTTCAACGGCTTTGTCGTCACCAAGATGCGCGTACCGTCGTTCATCGTCGGCCTGGGCGGCATGCTCGCCTTCCGCGGCATCGTCCTCTACATCACCGGTAGTTCCACCATCGCCCCGGCGCCGGACGACCTGGTGCAGCTGGGCCAGGGCTTCGTGCCGGTGGCGCTGTCGCAGTGGGTCGGCGGCATCATCTTCCTGGTGATGATCGGGCTTACCGCCCGTCGCCGCATGCGCCGCGCGAAGCTCGGCCTGCAGCAGGCGGCCATGTGGATCGACGTGGCCCGCCTGGTGATCATCGGCGCGGTGATCTTCGGCTTCATCCGCATGCTGAACGACGCCAACGGCATTCCCATCCCGGTGATGATCCTGCTGGCGCTGCTCGCGGTATTCACCTACGTCTCGACGCAGACGGTGTTTGGCCGCCACATCTATGCCGTGGGCGGCAACATGGAGGCCACGCGCCTGTCCGGCGTCAACGTGGGCCGGGTGAAGCTGGTGGTGTTCGCCATCATGGGCCTGATGTGCGCCTTCGCCGGCATCATCACAGTGGCCCGTACCGGCTCCGGCTCGCCGTCCGCGGGTACGGGCGGCGAGCTGGACGCGATCTCCGCGTGCTTCATCGGCGGTACGTCGATGCGCGGCGGTTCCGGCACGGTCTACGGTGCGCTGATCGGCGCCCTGGTCATGGCCAGCCTCGATAGCGGCATGCAGCTGATGGACGTCGACAACTCCTGGCAGATGATCATCAAGGGCGTGATCCTCGTCCTGGCGGTGTGGGTGGACGTGCTCTCCGGCAGCAACCGCAACGCCTGATCGGGTTACTTGGTCGGCAGGGCCTTTGCCATTTTCAGATGCTGCTTCAGCGTGGGCAGCGTTTCTTTGGCAAAGGCCTTCAGCTCCGGGTTCGAGCCCTTCTCGACTTCCACCTCGAAGATCGCCACGGCCTTCTCGTGGTCGGCGACCATCACCTTGGCGTATTCGCGGTCGAAGTCCTTCCCGTTGAGCATCTTCAGGGCGTTGATGTCCTTCTGTGCTTCCGGCGGCGGCTCGGTGGTGGTGGCATAGCCGCGGTCGCCGCTGCCCAGGCTCGTCAGCTTGTCATTCGCCTTGGTGTGGTCGTCGACCATGTGCTGGGCGAATTGCTTCACTTTCGCCGATGAGCCCTGCGCGAGGGCCAGCTTGCTCAGCTCCACTTCGCTGACGTTGGCGCCGGTGGCGTTCTGGTAAAAGCCGGCATCCGTGGGCGTGCCGCCCTTGGAGTCCTTCTCCTGGGCCGCCAGCGCGGCGAGGGGCAGGGTGGTGGCAAGGGCAGCGGTAAGTAGCAGGCGGGGCAGGCGATGAGCCATGGCGGTATCTCCGTGAGGTTCTGCCTTGGTGTCGCATCCCGCCCATGAAACCGTCGTGACCTTCGCGGGTAGGCAGGCACCACGCTGGCGGGACTGGCGTCCGCGCCGGCTCGCTCGCTAGCATGCGGTACGAGGGGGACAGCATGGCAACACTGGATAGGGAGCCCATTGAGGGCACGCATACACTTCGATACCGATCAACACGCGGCGAAGTCTGGCGCTTCTATTGGAGCTCCTGGCGGAAGTCCCTGTGGATCGTCCACGTGATCGTTGCCGCCGCCATTGCCTGGAGCCTTTCCGACCTGACGTGGCCGTCGGTGTTGCTCTGGTTCGCCGCGTGCCTGCCAGTGGTCGTCGCCGTCTTCGCGGCGGTTCCCCAGATCATGTTCAAGCCATGGGAGCGCACGCTTCACCTCACCCCGGACGGCTGGTCGACCACGATCGGCAGGAAGTCAGGCTCGATGTCGTGGAAGGTTATCCGCAGCGTGGCGACGACACCGGACGGTTTGTTGATCGTCGGCGTTTCGGGAAACGCCATGATTGTTCCGGGTCGGGCGTTCGATGGTGAGGCCCACCGGGAGGCGATTATGGCCGATGTGCGGCGATGGTATAGCGCTGCACGGGCTCAGTAATTGCATACTTTGAGAATGGCCGCAGAGTGACAATGCGGACGTTCCTGGCCTGCGTTGATTGTGTCGTTGAGGCAAAAAAACGGGCGCCGTAGGGCGCCCGTTTTTGGTGTCGCATGCCGTTGGAGGCTTAGCGGCGAGCCTTGGCGCCCAGGCCAGCGGCGTCGCGCAGGAGCTCCGCACGGTCGGTCTTTTCCCACGAGAACGCGGTGTAGGTGCTGCCATCGGCAGCCTTCACTTCGTACGGCTTGCGGCCGAAGTGACCGTACGACGCGGTCGGCTGGTAGATCGGGTGCACCAGGTCGAGCATCTTGATGATGCCGTACGGGCGCAGGTCGAAGTGCTTGCGCACCAGCTTTTCGATCTTCTCGTCGGGGATCTTGCCGGTGCCGAAGGTCGTCACCGAGATCGAGGTCGGCTCCGCCACGCCAATGGCGTAGCTGACCTGGATTTCGCAACGGTCGGCCAGGCCGGCAGCCACGATGTTCTTGGCCACGTAACGTGCCGCGTAGGCCGCCGAACGGTCCACCTTGGACGGATCCTTGCCCGAGAACGCACCGCCACCGTGACGGGCCCAGCCGCCGTAGGTGTCGACGATGATCTTGCGGCCGGTCAGGCCGCAATCGCCCACCGGGCCACCGATGACGAACTTGCCGGTCGGGTTGATGTGGAACTTGGTGTCCTTGTGCAGCAGCTTCGCCGGCAGGACGGGCTTGAGGATCAGCTCACGCACGCCTTCGACGAGGTCCTTCTGCTTCACGCCCGGATCGTGCTGGGTCGAGAGCACCACGGCGTCGATGGCCACGGCTTCGCCGGCCTCGTTGTAGCGCAGGGTGACCTGGCTCTTGGCGTCCGGACGCAGCCACGGCAGCGGCGAGTTCTTCTTCTTGCGGATCTTGGCCTGCTGTTCCACCAGGCGGTGGCTCAGGTGGATGGCCGCCGGCATGAACTCAGCCGTCTCGTTGGTGGCGTAGCCGAACATCAGGCCCTGGTCGCCAGCGCCCTGTTCTTCCGGCTTCTTGCGGTCCACGCCCTGGTTGATGTCCGGCGACTGCTTGCCGATCAGGTTCAGGACGCCGCAGGTGGCGCCGTCGAAGCCGACGTCCGACGAGTCGTAGCCGATGTCGAGGATGACCTTGCGGGTCAGGGCTTCGAGGTCGATCCAGGCGCTCGTGGTGATCTCGCCCGCGACGATGGCGACGCCGGTCTTCACCAGCGTTTCGCAGGCCACGCGCGCACGGGGATCCTGCGCCAGGATGGCGTCCAGGACGGCGTCGGAGATCTGGTCGGCGATTTTGTCCGGATGGCCTTCGGAGACCGACTCGGAGGTGAAGAGGAAGCTGCTCATCGTAGGGATATATCCTTCTTTACGGATAAAGAGATAAATGGGGGCGCGCCATGATACACGCCCCCGAGACGGTTTGCAGCGCCAAGCGTACCCCCGGGGGGTGACGATTGCATGGACATTCAGGCCCGGCGGGCCTCCCGGATACGCCGGCCGGTCTTTATATCCATATGAGTTTTTAACGTAATTGTGAGAACCACGTCACAAAGTGACGCCGTTCGCCGGTCCGTTCGACCCGAAAAAGTGACAAATTCGGTAATACGTAAAACTACCTAATTCTCGAACCGCGGTGCGACGCCATTTCACATGGCGTGGCATGGAACCTGCCTATCGCCCCCCGTCAGCGCGTCACGCGCGCCGCTCGCCGATACCGGCGGCGTCATCTACGGGGGGTTGGGTTTGAATCGCATCTTTAGCATCGTCTGGAATCGCGCCATCGGCCAGCTGGTCGTGGCCTCTGAGTTCGCTTCGTCGGCCCGTGGTGGCGCCTCGCGCCAGGCGCGCCGGGTGACCCCGCTGCGCGCCGCGCTTTACGCCGGCCTGGTGCTGGCTGGGATGACGAGCTTTAGTGCGTACGCGGATACGACCTCGCCGGCAATCGCGAACGTCAGCTTCGAAACCGGCAACCTGAGTGGCTGGACGACGGGGCTTGTCGGTACCCAAACAGGTACGGCTTATTCGGCCGAGGGCACGGGTGCTAGCGTCGTGACCGGCATGGCATCGTTCAAGGCGATGGATCAGGGCGGCCCCACGAACACGCACTCCTGGACCGTCACGCCCTACGGCAACTACATGGCGTCACTGCAGGCCAATGGCGACCAGGACGACGTTAGCCAATCGTTTGGTACGGGCGCTGGGGCACTCCTCCTGTCCGCCGCGAACCAGAGCGCGATCACGACCACCATGGGTGGCACGCCGACCAATGCGTCGTGGATCTACCAGGACCTCACCCTCAACGCGGGTGACACCTTCACGATGGCATGGCAGTACGTCTCTACCGACTACACGCCTTTCAACGACGTCTCGGTGACCAGCCTGGTCAACCTCGGCGACAGCAACGTGCTCGCCATGGTCAACAACGAACTTTCCCAGTATGCGCTGCTGGGCGCGACCAATCCGGGCACGGGTAACTATTCGACGGACAGCTACGGCGCGACGGGCTGGCAGATCGCAACATATTCGGTGTCGACGGCGGGCGTGTATCGCCTGGGCTTCATGTCGGTGAACCTCAATGACGCCATCAACAGCCCGGTGCTTTTCGTGGACCAGGCGCCCGGCGCCACGTACGACAATAATGTTCCGTTCGGTCCCATCGCGCCGAACGAAGGCTCCAACGCACCGACCACCCCCACGACCCCGTCTGGCCCGACGACCATCGACCAGAACACCAGCACGGCTGACCTGGGCAGCGACGGCGGCAAGTTCGATGGCGGCACGCTGACCCCGGATAGCTCGGGCAACGTCGACAGCAACCTGACCGTCACCGACAAGGGTGGTGTCATCGACCAGGCCGGCAAGGATTCGAACTTCACCGGCACGATCTCCGACGACAGTGCCGGCGTCCCGGGCAATATCACCATCGTCAACTCGGACACGGGCGGTAGCGTCACCTTCTCGGGCGACAACACCTATACCGGCAGCACCAGCATCGGCACGGGCTCGACCCTGAGCGTGGCTGGCGACGGCACGATCGCCTCGTCCTCGGGCGTGACGAACAACGGCACGTTCGACATCGCCGACGCGAACAACAACGTCGACGTCAAGGCGATCAACGGCGCGGGCGACATCAACCTGGGCGGCAACGACCTGGTGATCACCAACGCGACGGGCCCCGGCGCCACCGGCACGATTTCCGGCACGGGCGGCGTGGAGGTCACCGGCGGCACCCAGGTGCTCGGCGGCAACAACACGTACACCGGCGGCACGACGGTGAAGGACGCGACTGTCCAGATTGGCAGCGACGAGAACCTCGGCGCCGCCTCGGGCGGGCTCGCGCTGGACAACGGCACCCTGCACACCACGGGCGACGTGGACACCGCGCGCGACGTGACCGTCACGGGCACCGGCACGTTCAATACGAACGCGGGCACGGCGCTGACGAGCACGGGCACCGTTTCCGGTGACGGCACGCTGGTGAAAAACGGCGCGGGCACGGCCGATTTCGAAGGCACCCTGTCGCACACGGGCGGCACCGTGGTAAACGCGGGCACCCTGGTCCTCGGCGGTGAC is part of the Luteibacter pinisoli genome and harbors:
- a CDS encoding xylose ABC transporter ATP-binding protein, which codes for MSEYLFEMRNIVKEFSGVRALNGINLAVRPGECVGLCGENGAGKSTLMKVLSGVYPYGTWEGEILFDGKPLKAHSVRDSENAGVVIIHQELMLVPQLSVAENIFLGNEIRKFGGVMDYDAMYAQADALLARLKLKDVNVAAPVMNYGGGYQQLFEIAKALVKNARLLILDEPSSSLTSSETDTLLSIIEDLKRDGVACVYISHKLDEVARVCDTVTVIRDGKHIVTKPMSEMTTHSIITAMVGREIENLFPKMDHEIGEVIFEAKHVTCWDVANPNRKRVDDISFQVRRGEIVGIAGLVGAGRTELVSAIFGAYPGRSEAELILEGKPIKVKNPEQAIKAGLSLVPEDRKRQGIVPLLGVGDNITLATLSHFAHAGQIDRQAEMQVVDAEIKRLRVKTASPELAIQGLSGGNQQKAVLTKMLLPQPKVLILDEPTRGVDVGSKYDIYTLMFELAAKGVAIIMVSSEMPEVLGVSDRVLVVGEGKLRGDFKNVGLTSEQVLAAAISHAAEGPAHAA
- the xylB gene encoding xylulokinase: MDASVRLYLGIDLGTSSVKAVVIDDAGAVRASASSPLTVSHPRPRWSEQDPAAWWAATEAAVGEVLRGVDASRVAAIGLSGQMHGATLLDKDDAVLRPAILWNDGRSDLECAALEKVPRFREITGNLAMPGFTAPKLAWVREHEPDIFARVANVLLPKDYLRLKLTGDYMTDASDAAGTLWLDVRQRQWSDDMLAATGLDRSHMPEVFEGSQPAGRLRKDLAERWGMATVPVAAGGGDNAAGAVGVGIVRHGQAMLSLGTSGVYFAVSDGFRASPETAVHSFCHALPATWHLMSVMLNAASCLDFTARLTGYADVAALLADAEGEGLKPDGPVFLPYLTGERTPHNDAHARGSFTNLGPDTTRTDLANATLEGVGLGLLDGLLAVEGTGLIADEITVIGGGSRSAYWTQMLADILGKRLVLRAGGEVGPALGAARLARLAVEPGASLDVVCPMPAVTAVREPDAARHAYFRETRHPLFRRSYEQLKPLYTDAVPGDDFRPS
- a CDS encoding DUF4142 domain-containing protein, encoding MAHRLPRLLLTAALATTLPLAALAAQEKDSKGGTPTDAGFYQNATGANVSEVELSKLALAQGSSAKVKQFAQHMVDDHTKANDKLTSLGSGDRGYATTTEPPPEAQKDINALKMLNGKDFDREYAKVMVADHEKAVAIFEVEVEKGSNPELKAFAKETLPTLKQHLKMAKALPTK
- a CDS encoding sugar ABC transporter permease, with the protein product MQSQKVQQLFVRYKILALLIAVAVIWVFFHLKTDQAFITPNNLSNLFRQMAITGMLACGMVFIIIAGEIDLSIGSQLGLLGGVAAILTVNLGWGTWPSIGAVLVLGMLIGAFNGFVVTKMRVPSFIVGLGGMLAFRGIVLYITGSSTIAPAPDDLVQLGQGFVPVALSQWVGGIIFLVMIGLTARRRMRRAKLGLQQAAMWIDVARLVIIGAVIFGFIRMLNDANGIPIPVMILLALLAVFTYVSTQTVFGRHIYAVGGNMEATRLSGVNVGRVKLVVFAIMGLMCAFAGIITVARTGSGSPSAGTGGELDAISACFIGGTSMRGGSGTVYGALIGALVMASLDSGMQLMDVDNSWQMIIKGVILVLAVWVDVLSGSNRNA
- the metK gene encoding methionine adenosyltransferase encodes the protein MSSFLFTSESVSEGHPDKIADQISDAVLDAILAQDPRARVACETLVKTGVAIVAGEITTSAWIDLEALTRKVILDIGYDSSDVGFDGATCGVLNLIGKQSPDINQGVDRKKPEEQGAGDQGLMFGYATNETAEFMPAAIHLSHRLVEQQAKIRKKKNSPLPWLRPDAKSQVTLRYNEAGEAVAIDAVVLSTQHDPGVKQKDLVEGVRELILKPVLPAKLLHKDTKFHINPTGKFVIGGPVGDCGLTGRKIIVDTYGGWARHGGGAFSGKDPSKVDRSAAYAARYVAKNIVAAGLADRCEIQVSYAIGVAEPTSISVTTFGTGKIPDEKIEKLVRKHFDLRPYGIIKMLDLVHPIYQPTASYGHFGRKPYEVKAADGSTYTAFSWEKTDRAELLRDAAGLGAKARR
- a CDS encoding YcxB family protein; protein product: MIVAAAIAWSLSDLTWPSVLLWFAACLPVVVAVFAAVPQIMFKPWERTLHLTPDGWSTTIGRKSGSMSWKVIRSVATTPDGLLIVGVSGNAMIVPGRAFDGEAHREAIMADVRRWYSAARAQ
- the xylF gene encoding D-xylose ABC transporter substrate-binding protein encodes the protein MKQRALHTLLAVSMVAAGVFAPQAHASKDKPVIGFSIDDLRVERWTRDRDYFKAAVEAKGGTVSVQSADANEQKQIQQIENLIARKVDVIVIVPFNAKTLTTVVAEAKKAGIKVISYDRLILNADVDAYISFDNDKVGQMQAQGVVDAAPKGNYFLLGGAPTDNNAKILREGQMKVLKPLVDKGDIKIVGQQWTNEWLASNAQSIIENALTANKNNIQGIVASNDGTAGGAIAALNGQKLAGKVAVSGQDADLAAIKRIKAGTQTMTVYKPIKTIATDAANLAVQFAKGETPSFTSKLNNGKGDINTILLTPTLLTKANVDLVVKDGFYTQAQVGP
- the xylA gene encoding xylose isomerase, with the translated sequence MSYFSSIPNIAFEGPGSDNPLAFHHYDASRKLLGKTMAEHLRLAVCYWHTFVWPGSDVFGAGTFERPWQQSGDPMQKAREKADAAFDFFTRLGTPFYTFHDTDVAPEGNSLAEYRNNFAAMVDVLEKKQADTGVKLLWGTANVFSNPRYAAGAATNPQPEVFAYAATQVRHAMEATHRLGGANYVLWGGREGYDTLLNTDLKRERAQLGRFFQMVVEHKHKLGFKGAILIEPKPQEPTKHQYDYDTATVYGFLKEFGLENEVKTNLEANHATLAGHSFQHEVATSIALGLFGSIDANRGDPQNGWDTDQFPNSVEEMTLVTYEILKAGGFTTGGFNFDTKVRRQSHAAEDLFHGHIGAIDTLALGLERAVKMVEKDTLAELKAKRYAGWDADLGTKILSGGFTLASLADEALSRDLHPKHASGHQELLENIVNRYIYG